In one Fundulus heteroclitus isolate FHET01 chromosome 3, MU-UCD_Fhet_4.1, whole genome shotgun sequence genomic region, the following are encoded:
- the arid1aa gene encoding AT-rich interactive domain-containing protein 1A isoform X2 → MAAQVASAATLNTSPPSELKKPDRDPKDDAVPGEKQSDKKQPCLDSGSPGRGDLQDGADGGNAGGGGEPEMKNGNGNPPRVNNNTPNDSVGPEGNNHPGFVHHHGPAFPPPSYGYSQHYGRAAFHQYGGQQSPGMAAAAGPGVQSSNMMDPYQPNSHDHGFSNHQFNNYNPFPNRTPHPGQAYGMNSPRSAQAPTAGGQPAKQQPPPGGPTAMAGSYSNQRYNIGNPQPTSTPTLNKLLTSPSSTRGYPNYPSGGDYSSQEGASKGAADMGSGGQYAGSNPSWQQRAHHPSPMSPGSAGQPLARNQPPGPMDPMGKMRGQPYGAGSPYSQQSQQVPPTGPQSGPGYPGQGYGPPGPQRYPVGMQGRTQGGMGAMPYGPQMGSYGQQGPGGYGSQGQAPYYNQPGQGPHPSQQQSLYTQPQPGQPGRQSPYPGQPHPPSSAPHNQGGPPYQQPHMPPQSQGPLPGPSQGAPQSQPPYSQSSATQPSQSPYAQQQGPPAQTTQQPSSQPPPGSQGQPSYPGSSQGPQQTPPQQQQAPSHAQPPQGHGQHPQGQPAAYPPNAQQQQQQQQQQAQQSPYQRFPPPQQQEISQDSFQSNASASSQPKSGPEDGQGRPSSLPDLSGSIDDLPTGTEGALSPGVSTSGVSSSQGEQSNPAQSPFSPHTSPHLPGIRGPSPSPAGSPASASTPRTGPLSPANLPGTQMPPRPSSVHSDGSLHPAMSQSPMAQDRGFMQRNPQMPPYSSPQSASALSPRQSTGGQMHPGMAPYQQNNSIGSFGQQGGQYGSQGYPRQPAYGNMPNANYPGPGMGSMNPMAGQGGGPPYAGMPPGRMPPNQMGARPYGPNMGPSMGPNMPPNMGNMPPQVSSAMCPPPGMNRKPQDPAAMQHPSSNSMLNRMPGYPNMSQGMMGSGPPYGPPMNSMPGMMNTPGGSPYPMGPNMANNTSGMAPSPEMNNKMNNKVDGSGTPKPDSKSKKSNSSTTTCEKITRLYELGPEPDRKLWVDRYLAFVEEKAMGMTNLPAVGRKPLDLFRLYVSVKEIGGMMQVNKNKKWRDLATTLNVGTSSSAASSLKKQYIQCLYAFECKIERGEDPPPEIFTDNKKNQAAKVQPPSPAGSGSLQGPQTPQSTSSSMAEGGDLKPPTPASTPHAQMLPMPPGPRSSVNLQDPFSDGGDNAFPRKNMTPNSTYQPVMNTPDMQGRMGPYEPNKDPFSNMRKVGEQFLPANQGPNNVVGDQQQQPPQQQPPFNRGPPGAMGTMPMGPRQQYPYGPGYDRRPEQGMGPEGNMGSGPSQPNPMMPANADTGMYSPNRFPPQQPRLDSYGNPYPGQGTPPTGSYPNQQPGMYPQQGYKRPVEGGYPPSKRHEAEYSGSFPGGQQAPQQQQAGGSSAPSSGQQEPYNQYSGSVPYPGPDRRPPGPNNQFPFPFGRERMQGTAGPNAQPSMPPQMMQSGPEGPQGPMWQGPRDMNYQNYPRQGGPGGPTQGPGYHAVNRPDDMIQSDQRMNHDGQWGAQMGPRQPPYGPAGPGQPMPRSVQANYQPPQGVQNHIPQVSSPASVPRPMEARTSPSKSPYMHGVMKMQKAGPPVPASHIVPPPVQSPLIRRDMPFPPGSVEGTLPVLKPRRRLTMKDIGTPEAWRVMMSLKSGLLAESTWALDTINILLYDDSSIATFDLNTLPGLLELVVEYFRRCLIEIFGILREYEVGDPGQRTLLDPDALKRDLDDLEEEQPRFEDMEQEESDDEDKEEHETGGPVPVKEEEDQEPCSQSRDEKTQEERKSKGSSSEPTGSAQATPAHERPKQASKFDKFPVKVVRKRDPFVAAQLNNHGKVQEFDSGLIHWSAGGGDSTEHIQTLFEPRKNFFEPRQRIPVPAALLKRRPLDEDIRGSCLPAEEEGKKHQEEEERPKSSVTTEKPTDCEKAGQTVGNDKERPSHSETKPSDKGPKSHHENNRPVLASGSIFSQRAQQTGTILEDEPHSKDEGPLVTLSDWQDSLARRCVCVSNIVRSLSFVPGNDHEMSKHPGLLLILGRLILLHHWHPERKQAPLTYEKDEDSDEGVGQKDEWWWDCLEVLRENTLVTMANISGQLDLSSYPESICLPLLDGLLHWAVCPSAEAQDPFPTLGPHSALSPQRLVLETLSKLSIQDNNVDLILATPPFSRLEKLYGNLVRLIGDRKVAVCREMAVVLLANLAQGDTLAARAIAVQKGSVGNLLGFLEDSLAATQLQQSQSSLLHLQGMPFEPTSPDMMRRAARALHALAKVEENHSEFTLHESRLLDLSVSPLMNTLVSHVICDVLFLIGQS, encoded by the exons ATGGCCGCTCAGGTCGCCAGCGCCGCCACTCTTAACACTAGTCCGCCTTCTGAGCTCAAAAAGCCGGATCGAGACCCGAAGGACGACGCGGTCCCAGGAGAGAAGCAGTCCGACAAAAAGCAGCCGTGTTTGGACAGCGGATCGCCGGGCCGGGGGGATCTGCAGGACGGGGCCGACGGTGGAAATGCAGGGGGAGGAGGGGAACCGGAGATGAAGAACGGGAATGGGAACCCGCCCAGGGTTAATAATAATACCCCGAATGACTCTGTGGGACCGGAGGGAAACAACCACCCCGGATTCGTGCATCACCACGGCCCCGCTTTCCCTCCGCCTTCGTACGGATACAGTCAGCACTACGGTCGGGCCGCTTTTCATCAATATGGCGGACAACAAAGCCCTGGCATGGCAGCTGCTGCGGGTCCGGGCGTGCAGTCGAGCAACATGATGGACCCGTATCAGCCCAATTCGCACGACCATGGCTTCTCCAATCACCAGTTCAACAATTACAACCCGTTCCCGAACAGGACTCCTCACCCGGGCCAGGCGTACGGCATGAACTCCCCGCGCAGCGCTCAGGCGCCGACAGCTGGGGGCCAGCCAGCTAAGCAGCAGCCACCGCCGGGAGGACCCACGGCGATGGCCGGATCTTACAGTAACCAGAGATATAACATCGGCAACCCGCAGCCGACGTCCACGCCGACGCTCAACAAGCTGCTGACCTCCCCCAGCTCGACGCGGGGCTACCCGAACTACCCGTCTGGCGGCGACTACAGCAGCCAGGAAGGAGCTAGTAAGGGAGCAGCGGACATGGGCAGCGGCGGCCAGTACGCGGGGAGCAACCCGAGCTGGCAACAAAGAGCCCACCACCCGTCGCCCATGAGCCCGGGGAGTGCCGGGCAGCCGTTGGCCAGAAACCAG CCTCCTGGTCCTATGGATCCAATGGGGAAAATGAGAGGTCAGCCATATGGAGCAGGCAGTCCGTACAGTCAGCAGTCTCAGCAGGTGCCTCCTACAGGTCCTCAGTCTGGGCCCGGGTACCCTGGCCAGGGTTACGGCCCACCAGGTCCACAGCGATACCCAGTAGGCATGCAAGGACGCACACAGGGAGGCATGGGCGCCATGCCCTATGGTCCACAG atgGGATCTTACGGCCAGCAGGGACCAGGAGGATACGGCTCTCAGGGCCAGGCGCCATATTACAACCAGCCGGGTCAGGGTCCTCATCCCAGTCAGCAACAATCCCTTTACACCCAGCCCCAACCCGGTCAGCCTGGAAGGCAGTCGCCATACCCCGGGCAGCCCCACCCTCCAAGTTCAGCTCCACACAACCAAGGGGGACCACCCTATCAACAGCCCCACATGCCCCCACAGTCCCAGGGTCCCCTGCCCGGCCCGTCCCAAGGCGCCCCCCAGTCTCAGCCCCCTTATTCCCAATCGTCGGCTACGCAGCCGAGCCAGTCTCCGTACGCCCAGCAGCAGGGGCCTCCCGCTCAGACTACACAGCAGCCAAGTTCCCAGCCTCCCCCTGGATCACAGGGCCAACCCAGCTACCCGGGATCCTCACAAGGCCCCCAGCAAACCCCTCCGCAGCAACAGCAGGCGCCGTCCCACGCGCAGCCGCCACAGGGACACGGCCAGCATCCACAGGGGCAGCCGGCAGCTTACCCCCCGaacgctcagcagcagcagcagcagcagcagcagcaagcaCAGCAGTCACCTTATCAGCGCTTTCCTCCTCCACAACAGCAG gagATATCCCAGGACTCGTTTCAGTCCAATGCCTCTGCATCCTCTCAGCCTAAATCTGGTCCAGAGGACGGCCAAGGCCGTCCATCCAGCCTTCCG GACCTTTCCGGGTCCATCGACGACCTGCCGACCGGCACGGAGGGCGCGCTGAGTCCTGGCGTCAGCACCTCGGGCGTGTCGAGCAGCCAGGGCGAGCAGAGTAACCCCGCCCAGTCGCCCTTCTCTCCTCACACGTCGCCCCACCTGCCAGGCATCCGAGGCCCCTCTCCTTCTCCAGCTGGCTCCCCCGCCAGCGCCAGCACACCCCGCACGGGCCCGCTGTCACCCGCCAACTTGCCAG GGACCCAGATGCCTCCCAGGCCATCAAGTGTGCACTCGGACGGGTCTCTGCACCCAGCAATGAGCCAGTCTCCAATGGCGCAGGACAGAG GTTTCATGCAGAGAAACCCTCAGATGCCTCCCTACAGCTCCCCCCAGTCTGCCTCTGCACTTTCACCTCGTCAGTCCACTGGGGGACAGATGCATCCTGGGATGGCGCCTTATCAGCAGAACAACTCCATTGGTAGCTTCGGGCAGCAGGGAGGACAGTACGGCTCCCAAG GTTATCCCCGCCAACCTGCCTATGGGAACATGCCCAATGCCAACTACCCTGGACCAGGCATGGGCTCCATGAACCCCATGGCGGGGCAGGGGGGAGGCCCCCCGTATGCAGGCATGCCTCCAGGAAGAATGCCTCCCAATCAAATGGGGGCTCGTCCCTACGGCCCCAACATGGGTCCCAGCATGGGTCCAAACATGCCTCCCAACATGGGCAACATGCCGCCCCAGGTCAGTTCGGCAATGTGCCCGCCTCCAGGCATGAACAGAAAGCCCCAGGATCCTGCAGCCATGCAGCACCCCTCCAGCAACTCCATGCTCAACAG AATGCCCGGGTACCCCAACATGTCACAGGGCATGATGGGCTCCGGTCCACCATATGGCCCGCCGATGAACAGCATGCCTGGAATGATGAACACTCCGGGCGGCTCACCTTATCCCATGGGGCCAAACATGGCCAATAACACCAGCG GTATGGCTCCTAGTCCAGAAATGAACAACAAGATGAACAACAAAGTAGATGGCAGTGGAACGCCCAAACCAGATTCTAAATCAAAG AAGTCGAATTCATCCACGACCACGTGTGAAAAGATAACACGTCTGTACGAGCTGGGACCAGAGCCAGACAGGAAGCTCTGGGTGGACCGTTACTTGGCCTTTGTAGAAGAGAAAGCCATGGGCATGACCAACCTCCCCGCCGTGGGCCGCAAGCCTCTCGACCTCTTCCGGCTCTACGTCTCCGTTAAAGAGATCGGAGGCATGATGCAG gtgaataaaaataagaagtGGCGTGATCTAGCCACCACCTTAAATGTGGGTACATCCAGCAGTGCTGCCAGTTCTTTGAAGAAACAGTACATCCAGTGTCTGTACGCCTTCGAGTGTAAAATCGAGCGCGGCGAAGATCCTCCTCCTGAGATCTTCACAGACAACAAAAAGAACCAAGCCGCTAAAGTCCAGCCCCCGTCTCCAG CTGGGTCGGGCTCTCTTCAGGGTCCACAGACGCCCCAgtccaccagcagctccatgGCCGAGGGGGGCGACCTTAAACCCCCCACGCCGGCCTCCACTCCTCACGCCCAAATGCTCCCCATGCCACCTGGCCCtag GAGCAGTGTAAATCTGCAAGACCCCTTCTCCGACGGAGGCGATAACGCGTTTCCCAGGAAGAACATGACTCCCAACTCCACCTATCAGCCTGTCATGAACACGCCAGACATGCAAGGCCGCATGGGCCCCTACGAACCCAACAAGGACCCCTTCAGTAACATGCGGAAAG TCGGGGAGCAGTTCCTGCCTGCTAACCAGGGCCCTAACAATGTTGTGGgtgaccagcagcagcagccaccaCAACAGCAGCCTCCATTCAACAGAGGACCGCCAGGGGCCATGGGCACAATGCCAATGGGGCCCAGACAACAGTATCCGTATGGACCAGGCTATGACAGGAG ACCGGAGCAAGGAATGGGCCCAGAGGGCAACATGGGATCTGGACCTTCTCAGCCGAACCCAATGATGCCTGCCAACGCCGACACGGGGATGTATTCTCCAAATCGCTTCCCACCACAACAGCCACG GCTTGATTCTTATGGAAATCCGTATCCTGGACAAGGAACGCCCCCTACTGGTTCCTACCCAAATCAGCAGCCTGGAATGTACCCACAGCAG GGGTATAAGCGTCCCGTGGAAGGAGGGTACCCCCCATCCAAACGCCATGAGGCGGAGTACAGCGGCTCTTTCCCCGGTGGACAGCAAgcgccgcagcagcagcaggcgggTGGCTCCTCTGCTCCATCATCAGGACAGCAGGAGCCGTACAATCAGTACAGCGGCAGCGTGCCCTACCCCGGCCCTGACCGCCGTCCGCCCGGCCCCAACAATCAGTTCCCCTTTCCCTTCGGTCGAGAACGGATGCAGGGAACAGCCGGGCCCAATGCTCAGCCCAGCATGCCGCCTCAGATGATGCAGTCGGGACCTGAGGGTCCTCAAGGGCCCATGTGGCAGGGACCTCGGGATATGAACTATCAGAACTACCCTAGACAGGGCGGTCCTGGGGGGCCGACGCAGGGACCCGGTTACCATGCCGTGAACCGACCCGACGATATGATACAATCAGACCAGCGGATGAATCACGACGGCCAGTGGGGGGCCCAGATGGGCCCTCGGCAGCCGCCCTACGGTCCGGCCGGGCCTGGACAGCCCATGCCCCGTTCAGTCCAGGCCAACTACCAGCCCCCTCAGGGTGTGCAGAACCACATTCCACAGGTGTCGAGCCCCGCCTCCGTACCACGCCCCATGGAGGCCCGGACGTCACCCAGCAAATCCCCCTACATGCACGGAGTAATGAAGATGCAAAAGGCCGGCCCCCCGGTACCTGCGTCCCACATAGTGCCCCCTCCGGTGCAGTCGCCTCTGATCAGGCGAGACATGCCTTTCCCCCCGGGATCCGTGGAAGGAACACTTCCTGTCCTGAAGCCACGGCGGAGACTCACCATGAAAGATATCG GAACCCCAGAAGCCTGGAGAGTCATGATGTCGTTAAAGTCGGGTTTATTGGCTGAAAGCACATGGGCCTTAGATACCATCAACATTCTGCTGTACGATGACAGCAGTATAGCAACCTTCGATCTCAACACG TTACCTGGGCTGCTGGAGCTGGTGGTGGAGTATTTCAGGCGCTGCCTCATAGAAATCTTCGGTATTCTGCGGGAGTATGAAGTCGGCGACCCTGGTCAGAGGACTCTGCTCGATCCCGACGCCTTGAAACGAGACCTGGACGACCTGGAAGAGGAGCAGCCGCGGTTTGAGGACATGGAACAGGAGGAGTCGGACGACGAAGACAAGGAGGAACATGAAACGGGGGGGCCGGTTCCAgtgaaggaggaggaagaccaGGAGCCGTGCTCACAAAGTCGAGACGAGAAGACGCAGGAAGAGAGGAAGAGCAAGGGTTCGTCCTCTGAACCGACCGGCTCGGCTCAAGCAACGCCTGCGCACGAGAGACCCAAGCAGGCCAGCAAGTTCGACAAGTTTCCCGTTAAGGTGGTACGAAAGAGAGACCCGTTCGTGGCGGCCCAGTTAAACAATCACGGTAAAGTACAAGAGTTCGACAGCGGGCTAATTCACTGGAGCGCTGGAGGGGGAGACTCCACAGAACACATCCAGACTCTCTTTGAACCTCGCAAAAACTTCTTTGAGCCGCGACAACGGATACCCGTGCCCGCCGCTCTCCTGAAGCGCCGGCCGCTCGACGAAGACATACGGGGGAGCTGTCTGCCGGCCgaggaagagggaaagaagcaTCAAGAGGAGGAGGAACGGCCCAAGTCGAGCGTCACGACAGAAAAACCTACAGACTGTGAGAAAGCGGGCCAAACGGTTGGCAACGACAAGGAGCGGCCGTCTCATTCTGAGACAAAGCCGTCCGACAAGGGGCCTAAAAGTCACCATGAGAACAATAGACCCGTCCTGGCCTCTGGGAGCATTTTCTCCCAGCGGGCGCAGCAGACCGGCACCATCCTAGAAGACGAGCCTCACAGTAAAGACGAAGGGCCGCTCGTCACGCTGTCCGACTGGCAGGACTCGCTGGCGCGCCGCTGCGTCTGCGTCTCCAACATCGTCCGCAGCCTCTCCTTCGTGCCGGGCAACGACCACGAGATGTCCAAGCACCCGGGGCTGCTGCTCATCCTCGGCCGCCTGATCCTGCTCCACCACTGGCACCCCGAGCGCAAGCAGGCCCCGCTCACCTACGAGAAGGACGAGGACTCTGACGAGGGGGTGGGCCAGAAGGACGAGTGGTGGTGGGACTGCTTGGAGGTGCTGAGGGAGAACACGCTGGTGACCATGGCGAACATTTCAGGTCAGCTGGACCTCTCCTCCTACCCGGAGAGCATCTGCTTGCCCCTGCTGGACGGACTTCTCCACTGGGCGGTGTGCCCCTCCGCAGAGGCCCAGGACCCCTTCCCCACCCTGGGCCCCCACAGCGCTTTGTCCCCTCAGAGACTGGTCCTGGAGACTCTAAGCAAACTGAGCATTCAAGACAACAACGTGGACCTCATCCTGGCCACGCCCCCCTTCAGCCGGTTGGAGAAGCTGTACGGGAACCTGGTGCGGCTGATCGGGGACAGGAAGGTCGCCGTCTGCAGGGAGATGGCCGTCGTCCTGCTGGCCAACCTGGCGCAGGGCGACACGCTCGCCGCCCGGGCCATCGCCGTCCAGAAGGGCAGCGTGGGAAACCTGCTGGGCTTCCTGGAGGACTCTCTCGCCGCCACCCAGCTGCAGCAAAGCCAGAGCTCTCTGCTGCACCTACAGGGGATGCCCTTCGAGCCCACCAGCCCGGACATGATGCGGCGAGCCGCCCGGGCGCTGCACGCCTTAGCCAAGGTGGAGGAGAACCACTCGGAGTTTACGCTACACGAGTCGCGACTCCTCGACCTCTCCGTGTCTCCCCTAATGAACACGCTGGTTTCTCACGTTATCTGTGATGTACTCTTTCTGATCGGCCAGTCATGA